The following nucleotide sequence is from Chloroflexota bacterium.
GCATGACGCTGCCCGCGCCGAGGAACATCAACGCCTTGAAGAAGGCGTGCGTCGTCAGGTGAAAGATGCCGGCGCTGAACGCGCCGACGCCGATGGCGAGGAACATGTAGCCGAGTTGGGAGATCGTCGAATAGGCCAGCACGCGCTTGAAGTCGCTGTTGACCAGCGCGATCGTCGCGGCGAAGAACGCCGTCAGCGCGCCAATCGTGGCGACAATCGCCATCGTCTGCGGGGCGAGCGCCAGCAGGGCATGCGAGCGCGCCAGCATGTAGACGCCCGCCGTGACCATCGTCGCGGCGTGGATCAGCGCGGAGACCGGTGTGGGGCCTTCCATCGCGTCGGGCAGCCAGACGAACAGCGGCAACTGTGCCGACTTGCCGGCCGCGCCGAGGAAGAGCAGCAGCGTGATCCAGGTGATCGTCGGATCGCCGACCTTGAACGCCTTTTCTGCCGCAGCGAAGACGTGCTCGAAATCGCCGGTGCCGAACAAGAAGAAGATCCAGAGCACGGCGATGGTGAACGCAAAGTCGCCGATGCGGTTGACGATGAACGCCTTCTTGGCTGCGTTGGCCGCTTCCGGCTTGAAGAACCAGAAGCCGATCAGCAGGTACGAGCAGAGGCCGACGCCTTCCCAGCCAAGGAACATCATCACGTAGTTGTCGGCCAGTACCAGCACCAACATCGCCGTGATGAACAGGTTCAGGTAGAAGAAGAAGCGGGAGAAGCGCTCGTCCTCGGCCATGTAGCCGGTCGAGTAGACGTGGATCAGGAAGCCGACGCCGGTCACGACACAGGTCATCACCAGCGACAGCGGGTCCACCCGGATGGCGAAGTTGACGTCCAGGCCGGGCAGCGGCATCCAGCGCCAGAGCGGCACGATCACGGCTGCTTCGTTGCGCGCGGCACCGAGGTAGCCGGACAGCACCACCAAGGCGACGACAAACGCCGCGCCGACCGCGCCGGGACCCACCCAGCGGGCCAGCGCGCGCCGGCCGGTGAAGGCATTGACGAGCGCCCCGAACGCCGGGAACGCGATGGCAAGAGGGATCAACTGGATCATGGGTAAGTTGCCTGCTGGCGCGACGGCCGCCGCATCAGCCCGAAAGTTGATTGATGTCGTCCACCTCGGTCGTGAGCCGCTGGTAGAACAGGTAGACCAGGATGGCCAGGCCGACCGCCACTTCGGCGGCCGCCACGGTAATCACGAAGAACACGAAGACCTGACCATCCACGGCGTTGCGGTACGCGGCAAAGGCGACGAACGAGAGATTGACCGCGTTCAGCATCAGCTCGATCGACATGAAGATCAGGATCACGTTGCGGCGCACGAGCACGCCGAGCACGCCGATCGTGAACAGGGCGGCCGAGACGATCAGATAGTGAGAAAGCGGGATCATGGCGGGCCTGTGGAACTATTTGCGCTTGGCGAGCACGACGGCGCCGATCATGGCGACCAGCAGCAGCACCGAGGTGATCTCAAACGGGTAGGCGTATTTGGTAAACAGTTCGGCGCCGATCGTCTGGATGCCGGCGAAGGCGAGGCCGTCGGGACCGAGCGCGGGCTGCGCGACCGTGCTGACCACGTACCCCAGCAGCGCCAGCAGGCCGATGGCGAACAACGGCGCGGCCGACGTCACGCCGAACAGCACGTCCTGCGGACGCTCGGCTTTCTCCGCATTCAGCATCATGATCACGAACAGGAAGAGCACCATGATCGCGCCGGCATACACGACGATCTGGATCATGGACAGGAAGGCCGCGCGCAGCAACAGGAAGAGCACGGCGACCAGCAGGAAGTTGGCCACCATGAACAGCGCGGCGTGCACGGCGTTCTTCGACCAGACCATCGCCAGCGCGGCGCCGATGGCCAGCAGCGAGACGAGGTAGAAGATCGTCTGTTCGTAGGGCAGCGAAGCGAGATCAGGCATGGCGGTCACCCGGCGGCGGGCATGTGCTGGCGAATCAGCGCGGCCAGCTCGTCCAGTTCGGGGCGCGGCGGGAACTTGGCGGCGGCGCGCATGCCGAGCCGCTTGATATCGTCGTCCTCGAACCGTGCGAAGATGTGCATGTGAAAGTGAAAGATTTCCTGCATCGCGGCGCGTCCGTTCGACTGCCACAACTGGATGCCGTCGGCGCTCACCGCGCGCTTGACGGCCCCGGCCACGTGCCGCGCCGCTTCCATCACGGCCGTCGCGTCGGCGGCGGGGATGTCGTGGATATCCACGCTGTGCGCCAGCGGCACGACCAGCACGTGCCCGCGCGTCGGCTGGTTGATATCCATGAACGCCAGCACGCGCTCGTCGCGATGCACGATGCTGGACGGCACGGCGCCGGCCGCGATGCGGCAGAAGAGGCAGCCGCTCATTGACCGAACCACTGCGGCAGGAACGCAATCGCGCCGGCCGTGATGACCAGCCAGCCGATCGCCAGCGGCATCAGCGTCTTCCAGCCGAGGTGCATCAGTTGATCGTAGCGCAGGCGCGGCAGTGTCGCGCGCAGCCACATGAAGATGAAGACGAAGACCGAAACCTTCAGCGCGAACCAGACCAGCCCCAGCACGGGGAACTGGTCGACGAATGGGCCTTGCCAGCCGCCGAAGAAGAGCGTGACAGCCATCGACGACTGCGCCATGACGGCCAGGTACTCGGCGAGGAAGAACAGCGCCCACTTCATGCTGGAGTACTCGGTGTGGTAGCCGGCGATCAGTTCGCTCTCCGCTTCCGGCAGGTCGAACGGCGCGCGGCCCGTCTCGGCGATTGCGCAGATGAAGTAGATGATGAACGCCGGGAACTGAAGGACGATGAACCAGAGCTTCGTCTGCGCCTTGACGATGTCGCCCAGGCTCAGCGAGCCGGCGGCCAGCAGCACGCTGACCAGCGCAATGCCCATCGGCAGTTCGTACGAGATCATCTGCGCCGACGAGCGGATGCCGCCGAGCAGCGCATACTTGTTGTTGGACGCCCAGCCGCCGAGCGTGATGCCATAGACGGCGAGCGACGACATGGCGAAGACGTACATCAGGCCAACGTTCAGGTCGGCGATGTACAGGTTCACCTGATAGCCGGCGATGTTGAGCGACGGCCCGAACGGGATCACGGCGAACGCCGAGATGCCGACGATGGCGGCAATGGCCGGCGCGAGGAAGAAGACCGGCACATCCGCGCCGGCGGGCGTCAAGTCTTCCTTGAAGATCAGTTTGAGGATGTCGGCCAGCGGCTGCATCAGGCCGAACGGCCCGACGCGGTTGGGTCCCAGGCGCGACTGCATGAACGCCTGCACGCGCCGCTCGATGAACTGGATGTAGGCCACGGCCGTGATCAGCACGAGCAGGATCACGACCAGTTTGACGACGATA
It contains:
- the nuoL gene encoding NADH-quinone oxidoreductase subunit L yields the protein MIQLIPLAIAFPAFGALVNAFTGRRALARWVGPGAVGAAFVVALVVLSGYLGAARNEAAVIVPLWRWMPLPGLDVNFAIRVDPLSLVMTCVVTGVGFLIHVYSTGYMAEDERFSRFFFYLNLFITAMLVLVLADNYVMMFLGWEGVGLCSYLLIGFWFFKPEAANAAKKAFIVNRIGDFAFTIAVLWIFFLFGTGDFEHVFAAAEKAFKVGDPTITWITLLLFLGAAGKSAQLPLFVWLPDAMEGPTPVSALIHAATMVTAGVYMLARSHALLALAPQTMAIVATIGALTAFFAATIALVNSDFKRVLAYSTISQLGYMFLAIGVGAFSAGIFHLTTHAFFKALMFLGAGSVMHGLHNETNIFRMGNLRKTMPITAWTFILFGAPALAGVWPWAGALSKEEILNEAFVNGFPLLWALGLLTALMTAFYVTRLTVLAFFGAERFDTHHVHPHESPLSMTVPLMVLAALSLVGGIALNGLGDGPFTHFLKPVFEAGGRGEAAVAMPGWLNIASLVVAVAGILLGIVVYVWRKGLAEQLTAAMRPLYTFLVNKWYVDELYHVLIVAPSLWLADFAFQAIDRAVIDNGLVSGAAALASAAARGARRLQTGYARSYAFMTLVGALLLMLFFLFRM
- the nuoK gene encoding NADH-quinone oxidoreductase subunit NuoK yields the protein MIPLSHYLIVSAALFTIGVLGVLVRRNVILIFMSIELMLNAVNLSFVAFAAYRNAVDGQVFVFFVITVAAAEVAVGLAILVYLFYQRLTTEVDDINQLSG
- a CDS encoding NADH-quinone oxidoreductase subunit J yields the protein MPDLASLPYEQTIFYLVSLLAIGAALAMVWSKNAVHAALFMVANFLLVAVLFLLLRAAFLSMIQIVVYAGAIMVLFLFVIMMLNAEKAERPQDVLFGVTSAAPLFAIGLLALLGYVVSTVAQPALGPDGLAFAGIQTIGAELFTKYAYPFEITSVLLLVAMIGAVVLAKRK
- a CDS encoding HIT domain-containing protein produces the protein MSGCLFCRIAAGAVPSSIVHRDERVLAFMDINQPTRGHVLVVPLAHSVDIHDIPAADATAVMEAARHVAGAVKRAVSADGIQLWQSNGRAAMQEIFHFHMHIFARFEDDDIKRLGMRAAAKFPPRPELDELAALIRQHMPAAG
- the nuoH gene encoding NADH-quinone oxidoreductase subunit NuoH — protein: MPEEFLIIVVKLVVILLVLITAVAYIQFIERRVQAFMQSRLGPNRVGPFGLMQPLADILKLIFKEDLTPAGADVPVFFLAPAIAAIVGISAFAVIPFGPSLNIAGYQVNLYIADLNVGLMYVFAMSSLAVYGITLGGWASNNKYALLGGIRSSAQMISYELPMGIALVSVLLAAGSLSLGDIVKAQTKLWFIVLQFPAFIIYFICAIAETGRAPFDLPEAESELIAGYHTEYSSMKWALFFLAEYLAVMAQSSMAVTLFFGGWQGPFVDQFPVLGLVWFALKVSVFVFIFMWLRATLPRLRYDQLMHLGWKTLMPLAIGWLVITAGAIAFLPQWFGQ